Part of the Bacillus sp. THAF10 genome is shown below.
CCTCAAAATCAACCGGAAGAGGAGTTAGAAATTCAAGCTCCGAAAGCAAAAGTGAAAAAAGACGAAGATCCAATCGAAATTCCTCAAAATATGTTGAATCCTAAATACACATTTGACACGTTTGTTATTGGATCAGGAAACAGGTTTGCCCATGCGGCTTCTTTAGCTGTTGCCGAAGCTCCCGCAAAGGCCTATAATCCGCTTTTCATCTATGGGGGAGTAGGACTTGGAAAAACTCACTTAATGCATGCCATTGGACATTATGTGATTGAGCATAATCCTGCTGCTAAGGTGGTTTATTTGTCATCTGAAAAATTCACCAATGAATTTATTAATTCTATTCGTGACAATAAAGCTGTCGATTTTCGAAATAAATATCGAAACGTGGATGTTCTGCTAATTGATGATATTCAATTTCTAGCAGGAAAAGAACAAACCCAAGAGGAATTTTTCCATACGTTTAATACATTACATGAGGAAAGTAAGCAAATTGTCATTTCCAGTGACCGTCCTCCTAAAGAAATTCCAACGCTTGAGGACCGCTTGCGCTCTCGTTTTGAATGGGGACTTATCACAGATATCACGCCTCCTGATTTAGAAACGAGAATTGCGATTCTTCGTAAGAAAGCCAAAGCAGAAGGTCTTGATATTCCAAATGAAGTGATGCTCTATATTGCCAATCAGATTGATTCCAATATTCGTGAGCTCGAAGGTGCCTTGATTCGAGTTGTAGCGTATTCTTCCCTCATTAATAAAGACATCAATGCTGATTTGGCAGCGGAAGCTCTAAAGGATATCATTCCAAGCTCCAAGCCTAGAGTTGTGACGATTCATGATATTCAGCGCACAGTTGGGGAGGAATATAATGTGAAGCTCGAAGATTTTAAAGCAAAAAAGCGCACAAAATCGGTTGCATTTCCTCGTCAAATTGCCATGTACTTATCTAGAGAGCTGACTGATTTTTCCCTTCCGAAAATTGGAGAAGAGTTTGGCGGACGTGATCATACAACCGTTATTCATGCGCATGAAAAAATCTCTAATCTGGTGAAATCAGACAACGCTCTGCAAAAACAAATACAATCAATTAGAGATACATTAAAAACCTAGTAACCTTTTAAAGAAGTGGTTCGTGGAAACTGTGAATAAGTGTGCTTAGGTTAAACACAGGTTATGCACATGTGGATATCTTATGTTTGTTGCGATAAATTGACTTATCCACATAATCACAGCCCCTACTATTACTTCTACGGTTTTTTATTTAAAAAATATATAAATAGACCTGCCCTTGAAGGAGGATGAAGATGAAATTTATCATTCAACGCGATTTGCTAGTGCAAAGTGTACAAGATGTATTAAAAGCCGTTTCGTCTAGAACCACGATTCCTATTTTGACAGGAATTAAAATTGTCGCGACAGAAGAGGGAGTAACCTTAACGGGTAGTGATTCTGATATTTCGATAGAATCGTTTATTCCATGTGAAGAAGAAGGAACGGAAAATGTGGAAGTGAAAGCATCTGGAAGCGTCGTTCTACAAGCGCGTTTTTTTAGTGAAATCATTAAAAAGCTTCCAATGGATACCGTAGAAATTGAAGTACAAAGCCAATATGTTACGACGATCCGCTCTGGTAAATCAGAATTTAATCTTAATGGTTTGGATGCAGCAGAGTATCCGCATTTACCGCAAATTGAAGAGCAAAATGTGTTCCGTGTACCGACAGATCTGTTGAAAAACATTATTCGTCAAACAGTATTTGCAGTGTCCACCTCAGAAACACGCCCTATCTTGACAGGTGTAAACTGGAAGCTTGAAAACCATGAGTTAACCTGTACTGCAACAGATAGCCATCGTTTAGCGCTTAGAAAAGCGAGGGTGGAAGCAGAAAATGATATCGCGTGTAACGTGGTGATTCCAGGTAAGAGCTTGAATGAGTTAAATAAGATTTTAGATGATACCGATGAGTTACTAGATATCGTAGTCACTGAAAACATGGTGCTTTTTAAAGCGAAAAACATTTTGTTCTTCTCTAGACTGCTTGATGGAAGCTATCCTGACACATCCAGATTAATTCCTGCAGAGAGCAAAACAAACATCAATGTGACGACAAAAGAATTCCTTCAGGCAATTGATCGTGCTTCGCTACTTGCGAGAGAAGGAAGAAATAATGTCGTGAAGCTCGCTACAATCGAAGAGGATACACTTGAGATTTCCTCCAATTCCCCCGAAGTAGGGAAGGTTGTGGAGCAAGTGCAAGGAAACTCCATTGAGGGAGAAGAACTGAAAATCTCCTTTAGTGCGAAATACATGATGGATGCCTTAAAAGCATTAGAAGGCAATGAAATTCAAGTTAATTTCACTGGAGCTATGCGTCCATTCGTGATTAAAGCGTTGCATGATGACTCCATGCTGCAATTAATATTGCCAGTTCGTACCTACTAATCACTCTCATAACAGACCAAAAAGAAAGCTGCTAGCATATTTCCTAGTAGCTTTCTTTTCTATATCCCCAAGTTCTAGTACAATAGGAATTAGATAAATTAGAGATGGGGAAAATAAAGAAGATTTTTAAAAGAAAGTGAGCGTAAAAAAATGAAAGAAGTTCAAATAAGTACCGAAACCATCACATTAGGACAATTCCTCAAGCTTGCTGATATCATCCAATCAGGCGGGATGGCCAAATGGTTTTTACAAGAGCACGATATAACAGTCAATGGCGAAGCGGAAAACAGAAGAGGTAGGAAGCTTAAAGTAGAAGACGTCATTGAAGTTGAAGGCTTTGGAAGCTACCTTGTTGTCTCCTGAACATCTCCTAAAAGTTGGTGAAAGATATTGTATATAGAAGAACTATCACTAAAAAACTATCGCAATTATGATGAGATGCACACCGTTTTTGAAGACGGTGTGAATGTTATTTTAGGAGAAAATGCGCAAGGGAAAACTAACGTGATGGAATCCATCTATGTTTTGGCCATGGCAAAATCCCACCGAACGGCCAATGATAAAGATCTTATCAAGTGGGATGAAGAGTATGGTAAAATAGAGGGTAGGATACATAAACGGAATGGACCGCTGCCTATGCAGCTTGTGATAAGCAAAAAAGGGAAAAAAGCAAAAATTAATCATATCGAGCAATCGCGATTAAGCCAATATATCGGTAGCATGAATATCGTAATGTTTGCTCCAGAGGATCTGACGCTTGTAAAAGGGAGCCCGCAAGTGCGCAGGCGTTTTATCGACATGGAGCTTGGACAAGTATCGCCAAGGTATATGCATGATCTTTCTCGGTACCAAAAAGTGCTGCAGCAACGAAATCACTATTTAAAGCTATTGCAAACCAAAAAGCAAAAGGATCAAACCATGCTGTTGGTGCTAACAGAACAGCTAATTGAGCTTGCGGCAAGTGTAACAGAAAAACGAGAGGAGTTTGTCAGACTCCTTGAGAGTTGGGCCAGGCCCATTCATAAAAGTATTAGCAGAGGCTTAGAGGAATTATCGGTTATCTATAAACCATCCATCGATTATGTATCAGAAACTGCAAACTTGTCGAAAATGATAGAAGCATATAACGAAAAGTTTGATAAAATAAAAGATAGAGAAATTGAAAGAGGTTTAACCCTTTTTGGTCCTCATCGTGATGACCTTCTCTTTCAAGTGAACGGAAAGGATGTCCAAACATTTGGCTCACAAGGACAACAAAGAACCACTGCACTATCCCTTAAGCTAGCGGAAATCGACCTGATTTATTCGGAAGTAGGGGAATATCCCATATTGCTGTTGGATGATGTGTTGTCAGAGCTCGATGATTATAGACAATCCCACTTACTGAATACGATTCAAGGAAAAGTTCAAACATTTGTTACGACAACAAGTGTCGATGGCATTGACCATCAAACATTAAAGCAAGCGGCTACCTATGAGGTCGTGAGCGGCTCCATTATGAAAAAAGGGTGAGGTGAGGAGAATGTACTTACACATAGGGGAAGAAGTGATGGTGCGTGCATCAAAGGTCATTGCTATTTTTGATCGCCGACTGCTGCAATCGGATTGGAGAGCGAATCTTCCGGAAGCTGCACAAAAATCCATTAAAAATATTAGTAAGCATGATGTAAAGTCCGTTGTCATTACAGAGCAAACGATTTATCTTTCCCCACTTGCCTCGACAACCTTAAAAAAAAGAATGGATGCATCCTTAGAGGATTTGCTTAATTAGGGAAATACCGCCTCAGAAGGAACCTAGTCTATTGCGTTGAAATAAAAATTGAAGGTGATTGATATGACGATGGACCAAAAAGATTTGCTTGAAAATAGCTATGATGAGAGTAATATACAGGTACTTGAAGGGTTAGAAGCAGTACGAAAACGCCCTGGTATGTACATC
Proteins encoded:
- the dnaA gene encoding chromosomal replication initiator protein DnaA — encoded protein: MNNISALWDKALGQIEKKISKPSFETWLKSTKAHSLQGDTLVITAPNDFARDWLENRYSGLIGETISDIIGEDLSIKFIIPQNQPEEELEIQAPKAKVKKDEDPIEIPQNMLNPKYTFDTFVIGSGNRFAHAASLAVAEAPAKAYNPLFIYGGVGLGKTHLMHAIGHYVIEHNPAAKVVYLSSEKFTNEFINSIRDNKAVDFRNKYRNVDVLLIDDIQFLAGKEQTQEEFFHTFNTLHEESKQIVISSDRPPKEIPTLEDRLRSRFEWGLITDITPPDLETRIAILRKKAKAEGLDIPNEVMLYIANQIDSNIRELEGALIRVVAYSSLINKDINADLAAEALKDIIPSSKPRVVTIHDIQRTVGEEYNVKLEDFKAKKRTKSVAFPRQIAMYLSRELTDFSLPKIGEEFGGRDHTTVIHAHEKISNLVKSDNALQKQIQSIRDTLKT
- the dnaN gene encoding DNA polymerase III subunit beta — protein: MKFIIQRDLLVQSVQDVLKAVSSRTTIPILTGIKIVATEEGVTLTGSDSDISIESFIPCEEEGTENVEVKASGSVVLQARFFSEIIKKLPMDTVEIEVQSQYVTTIRSGKSEFNLNGLDAAEYPHLPQIEEQNVFRVPTDLLKNIIRQTVFAVSTSETRPILTGVNWKLENHELTCTATDSHRLALRKARVEAENDIACNVVIPGKSLNELNKILDDTDELLDIVVTENMVLFKAKNILFFSRLLDGSYPDTSRLIPAESKTNINVTTKEFLQAIDRASLLAREGRNNVVKLATIEEDTLEISSNSPEVGKVVEQVQGNSIEGEELKISFSAKYMMDALKALEGNEIQVNFTGAMRPFVIKALHDDSMLQLILPVRTY
- the yaaA gene encoding S4 domain-containing protein YaaA; this translates as MKEVQISTETITLGQFLKLADIIQSGGMAKWFLQEHDITVNGEAENRRGRKLKVEDVIEVEGFGSYLVVS
- the recF gene encoding DNA replication/repair protein RecF translates to MYIEELSLKNYRNYDEMHTVFEDGVNVILGENAQGKTNVMESIYVLAMAKSHRTANDKDLIKWDEEYGKIEGRIHKRNGPLPMQLVISKKGKKAKINHIEQSRLSQYIGSMNIVMFAPEDLTLVKGSPQVRRRFIDMELGQVSPRYMHDLSRYQKVLQQRNHYLKLLQTKKQKDQTMLLVLTEQLIELAASVTEKREEFVRLLESWARPIHKSISRGLEELSVIYKPSIDYVSETANLSKMIEAYNEKFDKIKDREIERGLTLFGPHRDDLLFQVNGKDVQTFGSQGQQRTTALSLKLAEIDLIYSEVGEYPILLLDDVLSELDDYRQSHLLNTIQGKVQTFVTTTSVDGIDHQTLKQAATYEVVSGSIMKKG
- the remB gene encoding extracellular matrix regulator RemB, with protein sequence MYLHIGEEVMVRASKVIAIFDRRLLQSDWRANLPEAAQKSIKNISKHDVKSVVITEQTIYLSPLASTTLKKRMDASLEDLLN